The DNA segment TGTAGAATCAAATTAGGGTGAAGAAAAATTAATATGAAATTCTAAGATATATTAAGCATTAGTGAGTTTTTGTCCAAAATAAGGGGGACAATACGGTATTTCAAATGTGGACAAACAGGCACCAGTGTTCCCCCCTGTTAATACCATATAATTTTGGGGTAGAGAATTAAAAACACAACAAATACAATCGCACATAACTAATAGATTAATTCATACTTCGGTAATTCCGATTCTACTATTCCAGTGCCCATTATGTAACATATTCTAAAACCATATGTTACATCAATAAGATTTGCTTCCTTTTCGTGTATTAACACTTTTTTAATTTTATCATCTCGGATAACACCCCAGTATATCCAATTGTGACCTTTATTATATGCACTAAAATGTAATTCAGCTGGCTCAAGTTCATTTGCTATTACTACTTCCGAGCTTATCTTAAGTATGTTGTAATTAAAAAGAGATTTTTTAATTATTGCACAGGACATATTACCATTTTCATTGACATAAAAAAGTACATACTTGTTATCCCCTATATCCTCTTGATAAAGAAATTCTGTTACATTTTCTGCTTTACTATTACTTTTTCTATTCTTTAAAAAATCATATGGGGATTGGTTAATGTTTTTTATAATTATAAATAAAACGCAAATAAGAACAGCTAGAATAGCAATTCCAAAAATCCTTTTTTTCTTCATACTATATCCTCATTTCTTTGAAATCTTATAATCATGTTATTAATATAAAAATACTTATTATTATCAAATCGGGATTAAACTCATATTCAGAAAAGGAACAAACGCTGCATATAGCTCTATTTTTCAAATTCAATCCACTTATCAGGATTATCCTTCCATCATAGGAAATCTTTTAATTAAATCATACCATAATATTTGAAATCTTAACAACAGTAATGCATATATCTACATAAATATTTAAAAACCGTTTGTGAAGATATCCTCATAAACGGTTTTTAAATTTATAATACTAATTCAAATTATTGTGGTAAACCAGTTAATAAACAAGAAATACTCCATTGTTTATCAGTATTTGAAAGGGAGAATCCCGTACCTACACCACCTGGGGAAGCCGAAATGCTGATTCCTCCGTTTACCTTCTGATAAGTATGTATATATTTCAGCACAACTTCAGCTGTATTTCCATTCCCTGTTAAGGATGCTTTAGAAAGTTCCATATTAATATCGACATTATCTACATAAATCATATATTTGCCTGCAACATCTCTAAACTCTTCAAATTCCCATACTCTCCCTGCATTCGCAATGGCCTCAGAAAGGTAAACTGTTTGTGAACCACCCAAATTCCAGGTTGCAGTACAGCTAGAGCTTGGAGATGTAAATCCTCCGGACCAGGCAACACCAATAAAATCCTCACCAACTGCCGGATTATTTTTTGAGTTGTATAAGAAATCAAAACCTGACCAGGACGCATTTCCTGTTACATTAGCTTTTACGCCATTGCCGACCCTTTGATATGAACCATTAAAAGTAATTGTTAAAGTCCCACGAGTGCTGCCCGCAGATGTCGCACGTACTGATCTTTGATTCTCCAGAGGCTCAAAATTCTTCACACCAATGGCCATTACCTCGTCTTTAGATAAAAGTCTACTGTCCGTAACAATTATTTCATTGCCTACTAATTGATATGTCTCTTCAACAAAAACTGTAGCTGTTACTCCTTGAAGACTTACTTCATTACTTTTTGAATTTATTCCATATCGAGTATTCCCACAAAGTAAATCATTTTTCCTACATTATTAGGATACTTTCCTACAATCGTGTTCTCTGTAAAATTGTGATACCATGGATAATATTATCATTTCTGCTTCACTATCTTTCTTCCATAAATAGTAAGTGACATTCTAATTATCTATCCTGTCTACTCAACCTCTATAAAAAATCTAATCTGTCAACTCAACCCCTATCACTTACATGGTAGTTGATATGTTTCCTCAAAGAATAAAAATAAGGGTTTTCTGACATTAATCTCTCGACCAAGTTCCCGAGAGATTAATTCAATGTCAGGAAACCCTTTATTTATCAGTATTTTTAATAATATTATTTATCCACCCTTGACATCAATACTACGCACTCGACATGTGTTTTGATAGAATAATGATAGTATTTCGCAAAAAAAGAGTTTTACCCCCTTTTACCCTCTCTCTATTTGAAGGTTTGTCTATTTTTTCTCAAATGGAACATACCTTATATGTTTTCATATGAGTATAGAATAATATTACTAACTTCATACTACAAATAAGTCAAGTGTTTTTTTTTAATAATTGTTTTTTTGTTTCCCTAATTACTTACATATTAAGTTGATGACATTGGACATAATAGCCTGCTCTTTATAACTTACAAAGAGGTTATATTCAAAAGTGTTTTGTAATTTCTTCGTATACATCATTTGAAACTTTATAATATCTATTTACCGTCTTAATCATACTAATATATCATATTCGTAATATTTTTTTGTTTCTAATCAGCAATAAGTAATAAATATAATAAGCTAGTTTTTTGTCTAATTACTGACATAAATCTAGTTAGTACTAGACACCAAAATGAATCATATATTTATTCTCTTGTTTTGCTTTTCTGATTAGTTTCAACAACTCCATAAGGCTATAATCTTGTTTAATTCTAGGATCATTAGAAACTATAGTTTCAAATATTGATAATGATTCCGGTGGTATTAATGTAACTCCATGTCGATCTAAAGATACATTAGGGGTATTCAAATCACCAAAATATGTTCTCATTTTGCTTAAATCTTCCCACCAATCATCAATATAAATATCATCATCAATTGTTACACAATTATATTTTTCTGGTTCATATTTGATATATTCCTTATCATTATCTATCTTGTCAATAATTCCAAATTCAATAGGAGTCAATCTATCACCTCCTTTTTAGTTTATTGTATTTATTAACTCTATATTATGAAAATATTAGAATTAATACTTTTTGCCAAAGCTTACTAAATCGCCAGATGGTACATCATTTACACATACTACATGCAGATAATATATTCCATATTCGTATCGATAACAATTTGCTGTTGCTCCAGGGACTGACCTTATTGGTTTTAAATTCTTTTTGATTACATCTTTTCTAACATTATCTGCCATTCTTACATATTGGCAAATATTTGAAGCTGATACTTCCTTACCATGTTTATTAAAATGATAATCTAAACAAGCACTTCTTGAACCCTTGCTTCCTGGTGACCAAAGATTTAATAAGTCTGATGGAATTTCTCGACTTCCAGTGGATACAACGCTAGATGCAAAAACATTTTCTCCATCTTTAGCTGACCATGTTATTTTTATATTTTCTTTACAAGTTAATAAAGGTACTCCTGTAATAGTATGAGTGCTAGTTCCTGGCATAACAATAGCTACATTAAAGTTTTTCTTCATGTTTCCAGTATCAATAGTGCCATATACTAAATCTACTGAATCTAGTCCCCAGTTGGTTATTTTTAGAATAATTGAATTTTCTGTTGCAACCCAATCTAACACCACTTTATTAGGTAGTATGTTTTTGGGGGTTATTAGGTCGCTTTTAGAAGATTGGGTTTTATTAATTTCAATTTCAGTATTATTATTTGCTTTACCCAAAATTTCATCCTCATATCCCTGTACATATCTAACTAACTCTTGTTTTTCTACATTACTCTCTGCATTTGCTACATCAATGGAATTAGCTCCAATTAATATAGTAAATATACTTAATATACTTATTAATTTAAATATGAATTTTTTCATATTGTTTCATCCTCCTTCTATTTTCTTTGTAAAGGTATGACATTTACCCCATCAAATAGTTCTATCAACTACATAAACAAGCTTGTCTACAAATATAATTCTACCCCCCACCGTTACAAATTTGTCAATAATTTCATTGTAAATATTTTCCGCCATAAAGTGACAAAAATTTATTTAATGTTCTAATATATTGCAAAAGAGCCTGTCAAAGTGACCATACATCACTCTAACTGGCTTATCTTAAATCCTCTATTCAATTGCAACCTCAATTTCGGTTCCATCAAGCAAGCTTACAATAATTTTCTCTCTTTCAAATGCCGTCATCTTCTGGGCAATGCTAAAGAATAAATCCATGTTTAATCCATCTATTGGCTTTGCATTTTTTTATATATCTATAAACTGCTTTGACTTATACCTTACTAGAGTATTTTCACTCTTAAGTCCTTCCTTCCACTTTTCCATAAAGTAATCCTTATCTTCAAGGATTACATTAAAAGTATTTATAATAGTGGTTATTTGAAACTGCTCCCTTATCTTTATTACCTGTATTATTGATGACTATATATTTCATTTTTTCTCCCTTTCTACTGGAGTAGTTATATCTAATAAATATTTTATTTATTAACATTTTCATCGTCCTTTCCTAACTGTTCTAAGATATCCTTTAATTTTTTTGGTACAGGTAGTCCAATCTTAGCCGAGTTTTCAATAAACTAATACCTTCATTGGAAATGTAGAAAAAAATAACGGCTGTGCGAACTGCACTACCGTTTTTAATAATATGAGTGTCTATGATATGACCGATTGCTATCATTGTAAAAAGAGTATCTTTTTAAAAATTCCTTTAAATCCTACATCACTTGATAACTTTTTCTGAAGGATTGCACCCATGATTCCAGTTACATAATCAATGATTATAAAGGTTATTAAAGCGTATAAGAATCCATCAACCCCTCCCATAAGCCCACTCCAACTATTGACAAAGAGCGCAAAATTCCCCCAACCCTATAGTCTGAGGGAACATAAAACACACATCCTATTTACTTAAAAACCTTCAAACCTTTTTAAATTAACCTATTTCTTTTCTATCAACACGACTGTCTCCACATGATGTACTTAGGCTATTTCTGATTTTGGAAAAAACCAATCAAGTCTCTGTGTTTATAGGCATTTACATCTATCTTCTTTACTGTAAAAGCTATTTCCAATTAGGCTATTTTTCTTTTATGTCCTGAAAATTTTGCAAACAGAACTGGTTATTGAGAATATAATTGAACAATAATAACTTCTGGTCTGTTATTAATCCTTATCGGTATTATGCTGTTTCCAATACCCCGACTGACAACCATGGTAGTATTTCCTTCATTATACTCACCTGCATCATATTTTGGAAAAAAACCTTGATTAGGTGCAATAACTCCCCCAATAAAAGGAATCCTAAATTGACCTCCATGGGCATGACCACTAAGTACTAAATCAATGTCGTGTGTAACATATACTTCATAGGCTTCTGGTCTGTGCGACAATAAAAGTTTAAAACCTTCTTCCAAACCTATATTATGAAGTTTAGCATCTAAAATACTTTCTTGAACATAAGTAGCCCGATCTGTAAAATCAGGATCATCCAAACCAACTAGTTGAATACTATCTTTGCCATTTGATAATGTAATCATCTCATCATGTAGTACAGTGACATCTGCATCGAGCAACTGTTCCTCCAGTTCATCGTATAAATCTCCAATCCATGCTTCATGATTTCCTGTCACATAATAACAGGGAGCAATTTTTGCAGCTTGTTGGATAAACTTAATTGCAATATCTATATCCGTATTGCTTGAATCTACTAAATCACCAGTAATAACAATTATATTG comes from the Defluviitalea raffinosedens genome and includes:
- a CDS encoding metallophosphoesterase, which codes for MKKVKHNKKTRKSYFIKILTLLVVFGTIIVYGNFTIGTTRYKITSNRLPVTFKEYKIAQISDLHNSEFGQGNSKIINILKKENPNIIVITGDLVDSSNTDIDIAIKFIQQAAKIAPCYYVTGNHEAWIGDLYDELEEQLLDADVTVLHDEMITLSNGKDSIQLVGLDDPDFTDRATYVQESILDAKLHNIGLEEGFKLLLSHRPEAYEVYVTHDIDLVLSGHAHGGQFRIPFIGGVIAPNQGFFPKYDAGEYNEGNTTMVVSRGIGNSIIPIRINNRPEVIIVQLYSQ